The sequence GAGGCCGAAACGCGGCGCTCACAAATCACCGCTTAAAAACACGAGAGGGAAACCTCGTCGTGCTTAATGGCCTGTGTGGAGTAGCTCTAATGCGGATTTGTCTTCACTGGTTTCCAACACACAcccttctcaaaaaaaaaaaaagaaattcctccGTCTAGAAACCTGAGAAATTCGGCTCTGAATTTTCAGAGCAACGATCGCGCTCTTGCGCAAGAGACAGGCATCCCCAGCTCGCGCGCCTGCCCCCTCGGCTTCGTTTTTGAGGGTAAAAGAGGTGCCGATGCGGGTGTGGGTGCCGAGGTTCGCCGGTGTCCGTTCGCCCCGCCGTCCCGGCCGGGGAGCTGGCGCTGGGAGCTGCGCgtcccggccgcccccgccgcgggcaCCGTCTCCCTGCGCGCTGCAGCCCCTCGGGCACTCAGCGCCGGCGCTTCTCTGGGAGGATTCTCCGTGCTGCCACCGCTCCTTCTCACTAACCCCAAGAGCCAGAATAAAATCATCGCTCGGAGAAGCTGACGGGTGGGGAGGGGACCGCGGAGGAGCGCGCACGGCGGAGCCTCCATcccccgctgccccggggccgcACGGCCCTTCTCGGGCAGCTGCAAAATACTGcgcaggggcggggggagatTGTCCCCCcgctcttctttttttttttttttttttcttaattaacttTATTTGGTTTGCTCTAGGGACGACTGGTGCAAGGCTTGCCTGGGAACGCCTGCTGCGCCCGCGGAGCTGCCGCCGTGACCGTTTGCGCGGGGGGAACACGGGGACGTGGGGCACTATGTGCGCTAGCAGCCGGCCGGACCTCTCGGTAAAGCTGCCCGGGACTGGCAGGAGTTCTGCGCGCTCCCGGCTCCGCGCGGTGCGGAGAGGTGCGGAATGGCGGGCACAGCTCGCGTCGCCCCCCCGGGAGCGAGCGGGGTGGTCCCCGCTATGAAGCGAAGCACGAAGCGCCGGGGGTCCTGGGGGCCGAGGCTCGGGCCCCGTGAACGGCGCCGCGGCCGTCGGATGGGCGGGTTTGGCCCGGGCAGCCCCACCGGCACCTCTCTCGGGGATGTCCCCGCTGCAGCCGGCGGCGGGGTAGCCCCCGCACCGCTGCCCCGAAAAATCCACCCGGCCGGCGGCTTCCGCGTGGAAAATCACGCCCGTGGGAGCACTCCGAGCTTCGCTGACATGCACGGCAAAACCAGCGATGCCGGCAacggggagcgggggggtggACGGGACGAGAACGGAGACGGCGGCAGCACCGAGGGTATTTCAGGACGCGAAAAGCGGCagggctgccgccgccgctccccgcccgtTCCACCTTAAGAGCTCCTGCCCCTTTAAGGGGCGGTGACGCCGCCGAGGCGCTGCCGCGCCGCCAGCGCCCTGCAGGGGGCGCTGCCGGCCCGCGTTTGGCGCCGCcagcggcgggcgggggccgcggcctcggctgcggcggggcggccccTCAGCCGGCGGCCTCGCCTCGCCCGGcacccgccgccgcggccgaGCGGGCGCCCCCCGCGCCGCTGCCTTTGTTCCCTCGGCGGGCGGGGGGCCCTGCCCTCCCCCGGGAGCTCTCTGTGGGGCCCCCGCGCAGGTGCGGGgtcggggccgccgccgcctccccggtGGAGCGGAGTGtgccccgccgcgcccccgctgccccccgctcCGGGCACGCTCCCGGGAGCGACGGGCGGGCTCCCCGCGCCGTGCCCAGGGATGGGCTG comes from Grus americana isolate bGruAme1 chromosome 2, bGruAme1.mat, whole genome shotgun sequence and encodes:
- the LOC129203659 gene encoding circumsporozoite protein-like gives rise to the protein MAGTARVAPPGASGVVPAMKRSTKRRGSWGPRLGPRERRRGRRMGGFGPGSPTGTSLGDVPAAAGGGVAPAPLPRKIHPAGGFRVENHARGSTPSFADMHGKTSDAGNGERGGGRDENGDGGSTEGISGREKRQGCRRRSPPVPP